One stretch of Pseudomonas azotoformans DNA includes these proteins:
- a CDS encoding ABC transporter permease codes for MPGWLLGLSGLAGLLLLWWLGVKVFGAADGLSARFSLAATAASLWELLGRGELYLHIAVSLKRIFVGLFLALLVGVPLGLLVGSSRNLEAATTPAFQFLRMISPLSWMPIVVMLMGVGDQPIYFLLAFAAVWPIMLNTAAGVRQLDPRWLQLSASLSATRWETLRRVIIPGVVGHVLTGVRLAIGILWIVLVPCEMLGVSAGLGYYILDTRDRLAYSELMAMVVLIGLLGFALDALARWLHQRWVHAG; via the coding sequence ATCCCGGGCTGGTTGCTCGGGTTGAGTGGCTTGGCGGGGTTGCTGTTGCTTTGGTGGCTGGGGGTGAAAGTGTTTGGCGCGGCGGACGGCTTGTCGGCACGCTTTTCCCTGGCTGCCACGGCCGCCAGCCTGTGGGAATTGCTCGGGCGCGGGGAGTTGTATCTACACATTGCTGTGAGCCTCAAGCGCATCTTCGTCGGGTTGTTCCTGGCCTTGCTGGTGGGCGTACCGTTGGGGCTGCTGGTGGGCAGTTCGCGCAACCTGGAGGCGGCGACCACGCCGGCGTTTCAGTTCCTGCGCATGATCTCGCCGCTGTCGTGGATGCCCATCGTGGTGATGCTGATGGGGGTAGGCGACCAGCCGATCTATTTCCTGCTGGCCTTTGCCGCCGTGTGGCCGATCATGCTCAATACCGCTGCCGGTGTGCGTCAGCTCGACCCACGCTGGTTGCAATTGAGTGCGAGTTTGAGTGCGACCCGCTGGGAGACCTTGCGCCGCGTGATCATTCCCGGCGTGGTGGGGCATGTGCTGACGGGTGTACGCCTGGCCATCGGCATTTTGTGGATCGTGCTGGTGCCGTGCGAGATGCTGGGGGTCAGCGCGGGGCTTGGGTATTACATCCTCGATACCCGTGATCGGCTGGCTTATTCGGAGCTGATGGCGATGGTGGTGCTGATCGGTTTGCTGGGGTTTGCACTGGATGCATTGGCGCGGTGGCTGCACCAGCGCTGGGTGCATGCAGGCTGA
- a CDS encoding type 1 glutamine amidotransferase domain-containing protein — MMLKTFVSYALVLIGSAFMTFANADTAPSTMTAKNRQILVILTNHSSYPSRTDTTGLWLTELTHFTDVVEAAGYSTVFASPKGGAVPLDERSLGWLYMDKAAREHLQSPAFRARLQNTLPIADVDPSQFSVIYFTGGHGVMWDFPNNPALRRVAETIYNQGGIVSAVCHGVAGLLDLKDEQGQLIIKGKNITGFSDREELFSGMKSQVPFFLEDKLVSQGARYRKGWLPFTSFAITDGRLVTGQNPQSPKAVAEAVMAVLSGDNVAR, encoded by the coding sequence ATGATGCTCAAGACCTTTGTTTCTTATGCGTTGGTACTGATAGGTAGCGCTTTCATGACATTTGCAAATGCTGACACCGCCCCTTCCACAATGACTGCCAAAAATCGCCAAATTCTGGTGATTCTGACCAACCACTCCAGCTATCCCTCACGAACCGATACGACGGGGTTGTGGCTGACTGAGCTGACGCATTTCACCGACGTAGTGGAGGCAGCTGGCTACAGCACAGTTTTTGCCAGTCCCAAAGGCGGTGCGGTGCCTCTAGATGAGCGCAGCCTCGGTTGGCTGTACATGGACAAGGCCGCCCGAGAGCATTTGCAGTCCCCTGCCTTTCGCGCTCGCCTGCAAAACACACTGCCGATCGCCGATGTCGATCCGTCCCAGTTCAGCGTCATCTACTTCACCGGGGGCCATGGGGTGATGTGGGACTTCCCCAATAATCCCGCCCTGCGGCGTGTCGCCGAAACTATCTACAACCAGGGTGGCATCGTCTCGGCCGTCTGCCATGGCGTTGCGGGTCTGTTGGATCTGAAGGATGAACAAGGCCAGTTGATCATCAAAGGGAAGAACATCACCGGCTTCTCTGATCGCGAAGAGCTGTTCTCCGGCATGAAAAGCCAGGTGCCCTTCTTCCTTGAGGACAAGTTGGTGAGCCAAGGTGCGCGGTACCGCAAGGGCTGGCTGCCATTCACGTCATTCGCCATCACTGATGGAAGGCTTGTCACCGGCCAAAACCCTCAATCGCCCAAAGCCGTAGCTGAAGCCGTGATGGCGGTGCTCTCAGGCGACAACGTAGCTCGCTGA
- a CDS encoding MerR family transcriptional regulator, whose translation MRIGELAKISGLAPSRIRFYEASGLISSVERKANGYRDYAPDTEWVLELITGAQAAGFSLEEIRQLMPMNASGWRHDELLTGLKQKVEEISVLQERLAQNKAQLLLVIKGIEDKPEGMACGDNAQMLINRLREEGVGKASDRPAVTSSTKKHTRQASGA comes from the coding sequence ATGAGAATAGGCGAACTGGCGAAAATCAGCGGACTGGCACCGTCACGCATCCGTTTCTATGAGGCCAGTGGCTTGATCAGCTCCGTTGAGCGCAAGGCCAATGGCTACCGGGACTACGCGCCCGATACCGAATGGGTACTGGAACTCATCACCGGCGCACAAGCGGCAGGTTTCTCATTGGAGGAGATTCGGCAACTGATGCCGATGAACGCCAGTGGCTGGCGGCACGACGAGTTGCTCACTGGACTCAAGCAAAAGGTGGAAGAAATCAGCGTTTTGCAGGAGCGGCTAGCGCAAAACAAAGCTCAACTTCTGCTCGTCATCAAGGGCATCGAAGATAAACCCGAGGGCATGGCGTGTGGGGATAATGCTCAAATGCTGATAAATCGTCTGCGTGAAGAGGGGGTTGGCAAAGCTTCAGATAGGCCCGCGGTAACGTCTTCTACAAAAAAACACACCCGTCAGGCTTCCGGAGCCTGA
- a CDS encoding NADH:flavin oxidoreductase/NADH oxidase family protein, translated as MNVFDTLMLPNGSSIKNRIAKAAMEENMADADQAPSEELMRLYQAWADGGAGLIITGNVMVDGRAMTGPGGVVLQDDQQLAKFKRWARIGRSGGAQFWLQINHPGRQMQSNLGQKTWAPSAVPLDLGKLSKRFATPHAMTSGVIKEVIQRFANTARLGEQAGFTGVEIHAAHGYLLSQFLSPLTNQRTDEWGGSLENRARLLLEIVKAVRAVVSADFAVAVKLNSADFQRGGFTADDAKKVVELLNGLGVDLVELSGGSYEAPAMQGEARDGRTLAREAYFVEFARDIQTVARMPVMVTGGIRRRAVAENVVQSGVNMVGIGTALAIDPNLPRDWLLGKDNAPQLPPITWKNKAIASLANMAVVKFQLRKLSRAKKPDPNVSPLRALILQQLGMAFRTRQYRRWVENRLM; from the coding sequence ATGAATGTGTTCGACACCCTGATGCTTCCAAACGGTTCGTCTATCAAGAACCGAATCGCCAAAGCCGCCATGGAAGAGAACATGGCGGACGCCGATCAGGCGCCCTCCGAAGAACTGATGCGTCTCTACCAAGCGTGGGCCGATGGTGGTGCAGGCCTGATCATCACCGGCAACGTGATGGTCGACGGCCGCGCCATGACCGGACCGGGTGGCGTAGTTTTGCAGGACGATCAGCAACTGGCCAAGTTCAAGCGTTGGGCACGGATTGGTCGATCCGGCGGTGCGCAGTTCTGGTTGCAGATCAACCACCCAGGGCGGCAGATGCAGTCCAATCTTGGGCAAAAAACATGGGCACCATCGGCCGTGCCGCTGGATTTGGGCAAACTGTCCAAGCGTTTCGCCACGCCTCACGCGATGACCTCCGGCGTGATTAAGGAGGTTATCCAACGCTTTGCGAACACCGCGCGCCTCGGCGAACAAGCCGGATTCACCGGCGTGGAAATCCACGCTGCCCATGGCTATTTGTTGAGCCAGTTCCTTTCGCCGTTGACCAACCAAAGGACGGACGAATGGGGCGGTTCCCTAGAAAATCGGGCGCGCCTGTTACTCGAAATCGTCAAGGCGGTCAGGGCTGTGGTTTCTGCGGATTTCGCAGTGGCGGTCAAGCTCAACTCCGCCGATTTCCAGCGGGGAGGGTTTACCGCCGATGATGCGAAGAAGGTCGTTGAGCTGCTCAATGGCCTTGGTGTGGATTTGGTGGAATTATCCGGAGGCAGTTATGAAGCGCCCGCTATGCAGGGGGAGGCGCGCGATGGTCGCACGCTGGCTCGCGAAGCCTACTTCGTCGAGTTCGCCCGTGATATCCAAACAGTTGCCAGAATGCCGGTGATGGTCACCGGTGGTATACGTCGCCGCGCGGTGGCGGAAAACGTCGTGCAGAGCGGCGTTAATATGGTTGGGATCGGAACAGCGTTAGCCATCGATCCCAACTTGCCTCGGGACTGGCTGCTGGGCAAAGACAATGCTCCGCAATTGCCGCCGATTACCTGGAAAAATAAAGCCATCGCATCCTTGGCGAACATGGCAGTAGTGAAGTTTCAGTTACGCAAGCTGAGTCGCGCGAAAAAGCCCGATCCGAACGTTTCACCGCTGCGTGCGCTTATTCTGCAACAGCTCGGTATGGCATTTCGCACTCGTCAATATCGACGGTGGGTGGAAAACCGTTTGATGTGA
- the pvdQ gene encoding bifunctional acylase PvdQ, which yields MIISNGLSRVCVAGVLLGLSLGACAREPVTQASADIRRTSYGVPHIRANDERGLGFGIGYAYAQDNLCLLANEVVTVNGQRARFFGPEQATLEERNNLASDLFFGWLNTPDAVAAFWKAQSPQIQQRIEGYVAGYNRYLKEQGAPAQCQAAWVRPLVAEDLVKLTRRLLVEGGVGQFAEALVGATPPRATANVATTAKAFEMAAANQQRFAFDRGSNAVAVGRDRSFNGRGMLLANPHFPWVGGMRFYEMHLTIPGQLDVMGAALPGLPVINIGFNQHVAWTHTVDTSKHFTLYRLTLDPKDSTRYLLDGKSVALDKTTVTVQVKQADGSLKDQSHTVYSSQFGPVVQWPGKLDWDSHYAFSLRDANLGNDRVLQQWYAMNRAGSLDQLKTSVHTLQGIPWVNTLAADDQGQSLYMNLSVVPNVSAAKLAQCSDPRAGLQMIMLDGAHSACAWDVDPRAAQAGIFPAEQLPQLQRTDYVQHSNDSAWLANPQAPLTGFSPVISQDHIGLGPRARFALQRLQSLAKPISVSDLHNMVMDNEVYLAGQVMPDLLAFCAKHLGTDATALQPLCTSLKTWDQRANLDSGLGLVHFINLVQHLQQIPDAWRVAFDPAQPLTTPRGLAIDRADVAKALREAMRASTANVAKRGLTANSTWGDIQVSGQTPIHGGPQELGIYNAMQTVPRADGKREVVSGTSYLQIVTFDDQGPHAQGILAFSESTNPASPHAKDQTQAFSQKQLRPLPFTEAQIQADPKYQQLRIKE from the coding sequence GTGATTATTTCCAATGGGTTGTCCAGGGTATGTGTGGCCGGGGTGTTGCTGGGGTTGAGCCTGGGCGCCTGCGCGCGGGAGCCGGTGACGCAAGCATCAGCGGACATCCGCCGCACCAGTTATGGCGTGCCGCATATCCGCGCCAACGATGAGCGTGGCCTGGGCTTCGGCATTGGCTACGCCTACGCCCAGGACAACCTGTGCCTGCTGGCCAATGAAGTGGTCACCGTAAATGGCCAGCGCGCCCGCTTTTTCGGCCCCGAGCAGGCGACCCTGGAAGAGCGCAACAACCTGGCCAGCGACCTGTTCTTTGGCTGGCTCAATACGCCGGACGCGGTCGCTGCGTTCTGGAAGGCCCAGAGCCCGCAGATCCAGCAGCGTATCGAAGGTTATGTGGCCGGCTACAACCGTTATCTGAAAGAGCAGGGCGCGCCTGCCCAGTGTCAGGCAGCGTGGGTACGGCCACTGGTGGCGGAAGACCTGGTCAAGCTGACCCGCAGGCTACTGGTCGAAGGCGGTGTCGGCCAATTCGCCGAAGCGCTGGTGGGGGCGACGCCGCCTCGCGCAACCGCCAACGTTGCGACCACCGCCAAGGCCTTTGAAATGGCTGCCGCGAACCAACAGCGCTTCGCTTTCGATCGCGGCAGTAACGCCGTGGCAGTAGGCCGTGACCGCTCGTTCAACGGGCGCGGCATGTTGCTGGCCAACCCGCACTTCCCATGGGTGGGCGGCATGCGGTTTTACGAGATGCACCTGACCATCCCCGGCCAGTTGGATGTGATGGGCGCTGCGCTGCCGGGCCTGCCGGTGATCAATATCGGTTTTAACCAGCATGTGGCCTGGACCCACACCGTGGACACGTCCAAGCACTTCACCCTGTACCGCCTGACCCTCGACCCCAAGGACTCCACGCGCTACCTGCTCGACGGAAAATCGGTCGCCCTGGATAAAACCACGGTGACCGTGCAGGTCAAACAAGCCGACGGCAGCCTCAAGGACCAATCGCACACGGTCTATAGCTCGCAATTCGGCCCGGTGGTGCAGTGGCCGGGCAAGCTCGATTGGGACAGCCACTACGCCTTCAGCCTGCGCGACGCCAACCTGGGCAACGACCGCGTGCTGCAACAGTGGTACGCGATGAACCGTGCCGGCAGCCTCGACCAACTGAAAACCTCGGTACACACCTTGCAAGGCATCCCGTGGGTCAACACCCTGGCCGCCGACGACCAGGGCCAGAGCCTGTACATGAACCTGTCGGTGGTGCCCAACGTCAGTGCGGCCAAACTGGCGCAGTGCAGCGACCCACGCGCCGGCCTGCAGATGATCATGCTCGACGGCGCCCATAGCGCCTGTGCCTGGGACGTTGACCCGCGCGCCGCCCAGGCCGGTATCTTCCCGGCCGAGCAACTGCCGCAACTGCAACGCACCGACTACGTGCAGCACTCCAACGACTCGGCATGGCTGGCCAACCCCCAGGCGCCGCTCACCGGGTTCTCCCCGGTGATCAGCCAGGACCACATCGGCCTCGGCCCGCGTGCGCGTTTCGCCTTGCAACGTCTGCAATCGCTGGCTAAACCGATCAGCGTCAGCGACCTGCACAACATGGTGATGGACAACGAGGTGTACCTGGCCGGCCAAGTCATGCCCGACCTGCTCGCGTTCTGCGCCAAACACCTCGGCACCGACGCCACTGCCTTGCAACCCCTGTGCACCAGCCTGAAAACCTGGGACCAGCGCGCCAACCTCGACAGCGGCCTTGGCCTGGTGCACTTCATCAATCTGGTGCAGCACCTGCAGCAGATCCCCGACGCCTGGCGCGTGGCCTTCGACCCGGCCCAACCCCTCACCACGCCACGTGGCCTGGCCATCGACCGCGCCGACGTCGCCAAAGCCCTGCGCGAAGCCATGCGGGCTTCCACTGCCAACGTCGCCAAACGCGGCCTGACCGCCAACAGCACCTGGGGCGACATCCAAGTCTCCGGGCAAACCCCGATCCACGGTGGCCCCCAGGAACTCGGCATCTACAACGCCATGCAAACCGTGCCCCGCGCCGACGGCAAGCGCGAAGTGGTCAGCGGCACCAGCTACCTGCAAATCGTCACCTTCGACGACCAGGGCCCCCATGCCCAGGGCATCCTCGCGTTCTCCGAGTCGACCAACCCGGCTTCACCACACGCCAAGGACCAGACCCAAGCCTTCTCCCAGAAACAACTGCGCCCGCTGCCCTTCACCGAAGCCCAAATCCAGGCCGACCCGAAGTACCAACAGCTGCGCATCAAGGAGTAG
- a CDS encoding alpha/beta fold hydrolase, with protein sequence MGYVTTRDGVEIFYKDWGPRDAQVIFFHHGWPLSADDWDAQMLFFLGAGYRVVAHDRRGHGRSSQVWDGHDMDHYADDVAAVVDHLGVQGAVHVGHSTGGGEVVHYIARHGEDRVSKAAIISAVPPLMVQTPTNPGGLPKSVFDDLQAQLKANRAQFYHDVPAGPFYGYNRPGAKTSEGIVLNWWRQGMMGCAQAHYDGIVAFSQTDFTEDLKSIKIPVLVMHGDDDQIVPYENAGVLSAKLLQNSTLKIYPGFPHGMPTTNAETINADLLAFVRN encoded by the coding sequence ATGGGGTATGTCACTACAAGAGATGGTGTTGAAATCTTCTACAAAGACTGGGGGCCACGCGATGCCCAGGTCATCTTTTTTCACCACGGATGGCCACTGAGCGCGGATGATTGGGACGCGCAAATGCTCTTTTTCCTGGGGGCCGGCTACCGGGTTGTAGCACACGATCGGCGCGGTCACGGGCGATCCAGCCAGGTCTGGGATGGACACGACATGGACCACTACGCCGACGACGTCGCGGCCGTAGTTGATCACCTGGGTGTACAAGGCGCAGTTCACGTCGGGCACTCCACCGGCGGCGGTGAAGTCGTTCACTATATCGCTCGCCATGGCGAAGACCGAGTCTCGAAAGCAGCCATCATCAGTGCCGTGCCACCGCTGATGGTCCAGACACCGACCAATCCTGGCGGCCTGCCGAAGTCAGTGTTCGACGACTTGCAGGCACAACTGAAAGCCAACCGGGCACAGTTTTATCACGACGTTCCTGCAGGGCCTTTCTATGGCTATAACCGCCCGGGTGCAAAGACCTCCGAGGGCATTGTCTTGAACTGGTGGCGACAAGGCATGATGGGATGTGCACAGGCACACTATGACGGGATAGTGGCGTTTTCTCAGACCGACTTCACCGAAGACTTGAAGAGCATCAAGATCCCCGTCCTGGTAATGCATGGTGATGATGACCAGATCGTGCCTTATGAAAATGCAGGGGTTTTGTCGGCCAAACTTCTGCAAAACAGTACGTTGAAAATCTACCCGGGCTTCCCTCATGGAATGCCGACAACCAACGCCGAGACGATTAACGCAGATCTGCTGGCATTCGTGCGGAACTAA
- a CDS encoding acetoacetate decarboxylase (ADC) has product MLSPNETNTIDIAGHTVPVVKGGLYDRYRSNPPLSVIAAELPGVDLSWFKGLEKHKVDIGFESYSPNFYYQNSRVTAVYTADLDALRALMPPEVLATVHPLQVWPGRGLIAFTAYTYEHCDNDAYNEVAVSIITNKPGKANLGPFTLIGQSMSGDFWGYVLKLPVNTELARVRGVVGYNLPKWLTGIDRKEDAQSVVYNITDSQTGKVDVSFKAKKLDNLSRDVDIVTSSFTNLDHQGQLAYGYAVSRQLSHGSSRDADSATLTLGDGSLSNYLRALKLGKMMKYEYVPEFQSALYAPKPLASLIGER; this is encoded by the coding sequence ATGCTCAGCCCGAATGAAACCAACACAATCGATATCGCAGGCCATACAGTGCCAGTCGTCAAGGGCGGCCTGTATGACCGTTATCGCTCGAACCCGCCCTTGTCGGTAATTGCAGCAGAACTGCCAGGTGTTGATTTGAGCTGGTTCAAGGGACTGGAAAAGCACAAGGTCGACATTGGCTTCGAGTCATACTCCCCGAACTTTTACTACCAGAACAGTCGGGTAACGGCTGTCTACACGGCCGACTTGGACGCACTTCGGGCATTGATGCCGCCAGAAGTATTGGCAACCGTACACCCCCTGCAGGTCTGGCCAGGCCGCGGTCTGATTGCGTTTACCGCGTACACCTATGAACATTGTGATAACGACGCCTATAACGAAGTGGCCGTGTCGATCATCACCAACAAGCCAGGCAAAGCCAATCTGGGTCCGTTCACACTGATTGGCCAGTCGATGTCTGGCGACTTCTGGGGCTATGTGCTCAAGCTGCCGGTGAATACCGAGCTTGCACGGGTGCGCGGTGTCGTAGGTTACAACCTGCCTAAATGGCTGACCGGTATTGACCGCAAAGAAGATGCCCAATCTGTGGTCTATAACATCACCGACAGCCAGACCGGAAAAGTCGACGTGTCCTTCAAAGCGAAGAAACTCGACAACCTCTCTCGCGATGTCGATATCGTCACCAGCAGCTTCACCAATCTCGATCATCAGGGCCAACTGGCATACGGGTATGCGGTTTCCCGCCAGCTCAGTCACGGCTCCAGCCGCGACGCTGATTCGGCCACCCTCACGCTGGGCGACGGCAGTCTGTCGAATTACCTCCGTGCCCTGAAGCTGGGGAAAATGATGAAGTACGAATACGTGCCAGAGTTCCAGAGTGCGCTTTATGCGCCCAAGCCACTCGCCAGCCTGATTGGCGAGCGCTGA
- a CDS encoding saccharopine dehydrogenase family protein — protein MSQQDNLDTQMKWMIYGANGYTGELIARDAVKRGLKPVLAGRSRDKVEALARELGLEARVFGLEDEVRLLAQIKGHGLVLHCAGPFSATAVPMMEACLRANAHYLDITGEIAVFEHAQSLNERARAAGVVICPGVGFDVVPTDCVAAALKNAMPDATHLALGFDSRSSFSPGTAKTSIEGMAQGGKVRRDGKITSVPLAYRVRRIDFGAGEKLAMTIPWGDVSTAWHTTGIANIEVFIPGSAGMIRGARFANWIRPLLGLSFVQRLLKARIGKTVVGPDQEKRADQGTYVWGEARNARGECRTARLHTANVYSLTIDAALAVVDYLLQMRPTGGAYTPALLLGAELVTQLPGSGAMNID, from the coding sequence ATGAGTCAGCAAGACAACCTTGATACGCAGATGAAATGGATGATTTATGGAGCCAACGGCTACACCGGCGAGTTGATCGCTCGTGATGCTGTAAAACGTGGGCTTAAACCTGTGCTGGCGGGACGTAGCCGAGACAAAGTTGAAGCCCTGGCTCGGGAGTTGGGTCTTGAAGCTCGGGTGTTTGGACTCGAAGACGAAGTACGTTTACTTGCTCAGATCAAAGGCCATGGCTTGGTTCTGCATTGTGCAGGGCCGTTCTCAGCGACCGCCGTTCCGATGATGGAAGCATGCCTGCGTGCCAATGCACATTATTTGGATATCACCGGCGAGATTGCCGTATTCGAGCACGCTCAATCCCTGAATGAACGTGCGCGGGCGGCGGGCGTGGTCATTTGCCCAGGCGTCGGTTTCGATGTGGTCCCTACGGACTGTGTTGCCGCTGCATTGAAAAATGCGATGCCGGATGCCACGCATCTGGCATTGGGTTTTGATTCGCGCTCAAGTTTTTCGCCCGGCACTGCTAAGACTTCAATTGAGGGTATGGCGCAGGGTGGCAAGGTTCGCCGTGACGGCAAAATCACCTCGGTGCCGCTGGCCTACCGGGTGCGTCGCATCGACTTTGGTGCCGGAGAAAAGCTGGCAATGACTATTCCATGGGGCGACGTTTCCACTGCTTGGCACACCACCGGCATTGCCAACATCGAAGTTTTCATCCCTGGTTCCGCAGGCATGATCCGCGGCGCCCGGTTTGCTAATTGGATTCGTCCGTTGCTGGGTTTGTCGTTCGTGCAGCGGTTGCTCAAAGCACGAATTGGAAAAACCGTGGTCGGCCCAGATCAGGAAAAACGCGCAGATCAAGGCACCTATGTTTGGGGCGAGGCTCGCAACGCCCGTGGTGAGTGCAGAACCGCGCGCCTGCATACCGCGAACGTCTACAGCCTGACGATCGACGCTGCATTGGCGGTGGTTGATTACCTGTTGCAAATGCGTCCGACTGGCGGGGCTTACACACCCGCACTGTTGTTAGGTGCTGAGCTGGTGACGCAATTGCCAGGATCTGGCGCGATGAACATCGACTGA